In Caloenas nicobarica isolate bCalNic1 chromosome 5, bCalNic1.hap1, whole genome shotgun sequence, a single genomic region encodes these proteins:
- the GNPNAT1 gene encoding glucosamine 6-phosphate N-acetyltransferase, which produces MMPVATVMPDDTPMFDPNILHELDWSENTTTFSPAISPLDPGDGLVLRPLCTADLNRGFFKVLGQLTETGVASPEQFIKTFEHMKRSGDYYVTVVEDTNLGQIVATATLVIEHKFTHSCAKRGRIEDVVVSGECRGKQLGKLLTSTLTLLSKRLNCYKITLECLPKNVDFYKKFGYSVSEENYMFQRFFN; this is translated from the exons ATGATGCCTGTTGCAACCGTGATGCCTGACGACACGCCGATGTTTGACCCGAATATTCTGCACGAACTTGACTGGAGTGAGAACACGACAACGTTTTCTCCTGCTATTTCTCCTTTAGATCCAGGAGATGGCCTAGTTTTGAGACCACTTTGCACGGCTGATTTAAATCGAG gcTTTTTTAAGGTGCTGGGTCAGCTGACTGAAACTGGAGTTGCAAGCCCAGAGCAGTTTATCA AAACCTTTGAGCACATGAAGAGATCTGGAGATTACTACGTCACTGTCGTAGAAGACACAAATCTTGGACAGATTGTCGCTACAGCAACGCTGGTGATAGAACATAAGTTCACTCACTCCTGTGCAAAG cGAGGGAGGATAGAAGATGTCGTTGTCAGTGGGGAGTGTAGAGGAAAGCAGCTTGGGAAACT GTTAACGTCCACTTTGACGTTGCTAAGTAAGAGACTGAACTGTTACAAAATTACGCTTGAGTGTCTGCCAAAAAATGTGGATTTCTATAAGAAGTTTGGCTATTCCGTATCTGAAGAAAACTACATGTTTCAACGGTTCTTTAATTAA
- the STYX gene encoding serine/threonine/tyrosine-interacting protein, with the protein MELAKPAFPALPQAKEDSEDWTYPMRREMQEILPGLFLGPYSSAMKSKLPILQKHGITHVICIRQNIEANFIKPNFQQLFRYLVLDIADNPVENIIRFFPMTKEFIDGSLQSGGKVLVHGNAGISRSAALVIAYIMETFGVKYRDAFTYVQERRFCINPNAGFVHQLQEYEAIYLAKLTIQMMSPLQLERSLSVPPGSTGSLKRMHEEDEELGTMQVAAAQNG; encoded by the exons ATGGAGCTCGCCAAGCCGGCCTTCCCCGCGCTGCCGCAGGCCAAAGAGGACTCTGAG gattGGACCTACCCCATGAGGAGAGAGATGCAG GAAATTCTACCTGGGTTATTTTTAGGCCCATATTCTTCAGCTATGAAAAGCAAG ctACCTATACTTCAGAAACATGGCATAACCCATGTAATATGCATACGGCAAAACATTGAAGCAAATTTCATCAAACCAAACTTCCAGCAGTTATTTAG GTATTTAGTCTTGGATATTGCAGATAATCCAGTTGAGAATATAATACGATTTTTCCCTATG actAAAGAATTTATTGATGGAAGTTTACAAAGTGGAG gaAAAGTTCTTGTCCATGGAAATGCAGGGATTTCTAGAAG tgCTGCCTTAGTTATCGCATACATAATGGAAACATTTGGGGTGAAGTACAG GGACGCATTTACTTATGTTCAAGAAAGAAGATTCTGTATTAATCCTAATGCTGGATTTGTCCATCAACTTCAG GAATATGAAGCCATCTATCTAGCAAAATTAACCATCCAGATGATGTCAccactgcagctggagagatCCCTCTCAGTTCCACCTGGCTCTACAG GGAGTTTAAAGCGAATGCACGAAGAGGATGAAGAACTTGGAACCATGcaagtggcagcagcacagaacgGATGA